CATGACCCCAGCCACAGACACCGAGGccacaaagaagaagaagaagaagatgatgatgatgatgatgatgattatgatgatgatgatgatgtctcTACTGAGTATGGACACCAGGCCCACAGGCACCAAGACCACAGAAAGGAAAAGGATGAGCCTGTCTCAGGTGAACACCACAATCATGTCCCTGACCACAGGCACAAAGGccacagagaagaggaagaagatgaggaTGTGTCCACTGAACATTGGCACCAGGGTCCCCAACGTGTCCACCATGGCCTTGtagatgaggaagaggaagaagaggagatcaCAGTCCAGTTCAGCCACCGTGTTGCAAGCCACCAACCTCAAGGCCACAAGAGTGATGAAGCGGACTTCCAAGATGAGTATAAAACAGAAGtcccccaccatcaccaccacagaGTCCCcagggaggaagatgaggaggtcTCCGCTGAGCTTGCCCACCAGGTCCCCAACCACAGGCAAAGTCaccaagatgaagaaactggccATGGTCAAAGAGGGTCCATCAAAGAGATGAGCCATCACCCCCCAGGACACACAGTGGTCAAGGATAGAAGCCATGTGAGGGAGGATGATtctgaggaggaaaaggagaaggaagaggaccCTGGCTCCCATGAGGAAGATGATGAAAGTTCAGAGCAGGGAGAGAAAGGCACCCACTATGGCAGCCGGGACCAGGAAGATGAGGAGGATGAGGCGGAAGGTCATGGCCTCAGCCTGAatcaggaggaggaagaaaaggaaaacaaggaggaggaggagaaagaagaggaggagaggagggaagagagggcTGAAGTTGGGGCCCCACTGAGCCGAGACCAcagcgaggaggaggaggaggaggaggggctggaggaAGATAAGCCCCACTTCACCATCATCCCCAACCCACTGGACGGGAGAGAGGAGGCTGGCGGTGCCTCCTGTGAGGAGGAAAGCGGTGAGGACACAGGTAAGTGGCCTGGGCTGGTGTGGGTGTGGAGGAACCGAGTCAGCCTGGGTCACTGCTGCCCTTCTGTCCCCGCAGGTCCACAGGACGCTCAGGAGTACGGGAACTACCAGCCAGGGTCCCTGTGTGGCTACTGCTCCTTCTGCAATGTATGTCCCCAGCCCAGATCCACCCACCAAGGTGTCCCCAGAATCTGTCCCAGGGGCCCTGGGGTGGTGCTGTGGGAGGGCTCAGAGCAAGGTCAGGCCAGGGTCAGTTCTGAATGAAGAGATCCTTATGCAGGCATGTGAGGTGAGGACAGACTgaaggctgggaggctggggaggaggctggggcagtgaTTCAGGTAGGAGAGGACAAGACCCAAGCTGCATCTTGGGGTGTGGGGACAGAGACAGGGGTCTGTGGCAAAGAGTCGGGGGAAGGAGGGACGGCACAGGGGCTGATAGGCTAGGGGGAGAATagagagaggaggtggagagagCACCTGAGCCCACCCTGAGTGGGGGACATGGGGTCACCATGACATAGAAAACCAGGGGcagggtcgggcatggtggctcacccctgtaatcccaacactttgggaggccagggcaggcggaacacggggtcaggagatcgagaccatccgggctaacatggtgaaaccccgtctctactaaaaaatacaaaaaatgagccggacgtggttgcatgcacctgtaatcccagctactcaggaggctgaggcaggagaatcgcttgaacccgggagacggaggttgcagtgagccaaggttgtgccactgcactacagcctgggcaacagagagagactccctctcaaaaaaaaaaaaaaaaaaaaaaaaaatgggaaaggaaggaaggaagaaaggaaacaaaccaGGGCCAGCGGAGGGGAGAGAGGCTGATTTGGGGGAGCAGATACAGAGCTCAGTGTTAGAGATAAAGAGGGCAGAGCCTGGGGAAGCGTCCAGGGTGCAGGGGTGGACCAGGGGCAGGTGTCTCCCAAGTGGGGTTAGAGTTTCCGTCTAACCAGGCTCCCCTGGTCCCCAGCGATGCACTGAATGTGAGAGCTGTCACTGTGATGAGGAGAACATGGGTGAGCACTGCGACCAGTGCCAGGTGAGACCTCACCTCACACTCAAGGCTCCACTGGGCCTTAGGATGCACCAGGACCCTCTGAGGACCCCCACCCCTAAATCCTGGCCTCTGACCTAACCCCTTACCCCGATGCAACCTTGACTCCACAAGCGATCCTGACTCCAACCTTAACCTAGACCTAGCCTCTGGTCCGGTCTGGTCCTGGCCCCATCCTAACTCCGCCCCCGGCCACGCCCCACGCTCACTCTCTCTCCcgtccccacccccagcactgTCAGTTCTGCTATCTCTGCCCGCTGGTCTGCGAAACGGTCTGCACTCCAGGTGAGCATGGTCAGGGCCCTGGAAAAACCTGAAGAAGG
The nucleotide sequence above comes from Piliocolobus tephrosceles isolate RC106 unplaced genomic scaffold, ASM277652v3 unscaffolded_42330, whole genome shotgun sequence. Encoded proteins:
- the LOC113223716 gene encoding sarcoplasmic reticulum histidine-rich calcium-binding protein codes for the protein DPSHRHRGHKEEEEEDDDDDDDDYDDDDDVSTEYGHQAHRHQDHRKEKDEPVSGEHHNHVPDHRHKGHREEEEDEDVSTEHWHQGPQRVHHGLVDEEEEEEEITVQFSHRVASHQPQGHKSDEADFQDEYKTEVPHHHHHRVPREEDEEVSAELAHQVPNHRQSHQDEETGHGQRGSIKEMSHHPPGHTVVKDRSHVREDDSEEEKEKEEDPGSHEEDDESSEQGEKGTHYGSRDQEDEEDEAEGHGLSLNQEEEEKENKEEEEKEEEERREERAEVGAPLSRDHSEEEEEEEGLEEDKPHFTIIPNPLDGREEAGGASCEEESGEDTGPQDAQEYGNYQPGSLCGYCSFCNRCTECESCHCDEENMGEHCDQCQHCQFCYLCPLVCETVCTPGSYVDYFSSSLYQALVDMLETPEP